A single Sporosarcina sp. FSL W8-0480 DNA region contains:
- a CDS encoding peptidylprolyl isomerase yields the protein MKKTVLAMTMAASVLALAACNNEKASDDEVMATTKSGTITKEDLYEEMKGAIGATVFENLLLQQVLETEYKISDKDLKEEIDKRKESYGENFEMYLQSKGINERFFENQVKAELLQTKMIESLTVDEAELAQGLERAKTEVHARHILVEDEKKAQEIIQKLNEGGDFEALAKEFSTEPIAQQSGGDLGWFGPGKMLQEFEDAAYSLKVGEISEPVKTSYGYHIIELLETRPAETDKTEEEIKAELENLLKGAQFEAKLEELIKAADVDIKADEFKHVLELYLPNKENK from the coding sequence ATGAAAAAAACGGTCCTTGCAATGACGATGGCGGCATCGGTTTTAGCGCTTGCTGCATGTAACAACGAAAAAGCATCTGACGATGAGGTTATGGCAACAACAAAGTCCGGGACAATCACTAAAGAAGACCTCTATGAAGAAATGAAGGGTGCGATTGGCGCTACAGTATTCGAAAACCTTCTACTTCAACAAGTTTTGGAGACTGAATATAAAATTTCCGACAAGGATTTGAAGGAAGAAATTGATAAACGAAAAGAAAGCTACGGAGAAAACTTCGAAATGTACCTTCAATCTAAGGGGATCAATGAAAGATTCTTCGAAAACCAAGTGAAAGCTGAACTGCTTCAAACGAAAATGATCGAATCATTGACAGTGGATGAAGCTGAGCTTGCACAAGGATTGGAACGTGCTAAAACTGAAGTCCACGCTCGCCACATTCTTGTGGAAGATGAAAAGAAAGCCCAAGAAATCATTCAAAAGTTGAATGAAGGCGGAGATTTCGAAGCGTTGGCGAAAGAGTTTTCAACTGAGCCAATCGCCCAACAATCAGGCGGAGATTTAGGTTGGTTCGGCCCTGGCAAAATGCTTCAAGAATTTGAAGATGCGGCATACTCTCTAAAAGTTGGAGAAATCAGCGAACCAGTGAAGACAAGCTATGGGTATCACATTATCGAATTGCTTGAAACACGTCCTGCTGAAACCGATAAAACTGAAGAAGAAATAAAAGCCGAGCTTGAAAACCTTCTTAAAGGCGCTCAATTTGAAGCAAAACTTGAAGAATTGATCAAGGCTGCAGATGTAGACATTAAAGCTGACGAGTTCAAACATGTACTTGAATTGTACTTGCCTAATAAAGAAAATAAATAA
- a CDS encoding YjcZ family sporulation protein yields the protein MSGYGHGQGASGFALIVVLFILLIIVGAAYLY from the coding sequence ATGAGTGGATATGGCCATGGGCAAGGAGCTTCCGGATTTGCGTTGATCGTAGTATTGTTTATTTTGTTGATTATTGTTGGGGCTGCATACCTCTACTAA